In Rattus norvegicus strain BN/NHsdMcwi chromosome 3, GRCr8, whole genome shotgun sequence, a genomic segment contains:
- the Kcna4 gene encoding potassium voltage-gated channel subfamily A member 4 isoform X1 → MEVAMVSAESSGCNSHMPYGYAAQARARERERLAHSRAAAAAAVAAATAAVEGTGGSGGGPHHHHQTRGAYSSHDPQGSRGSRRRRRQRTEKKKLHHRQSSFPHCSDLMPSGSEEKILRELSEEEEDEEEEEEEEEEGRFYYSEEDHGDGCSYTDLLPQDDGGGGGYSSVRYSDCCERVVINVSGLRFETQMKTLAQFPETLLGDPEKRTQYFDPLRNEYFFDRNRPSFDAILYYYQSGGRLKRPVNVPFDIFTEEVKFYQLGEEALLKFREDEGFVREEEDRALPENEFKKQIWLLFEYPESSSPARGIAIVSVLVILISIVIFCLETLPEFRDDRDLIMALSAGGHSRLLNDTSAPHLENSGHTIFNDPFFIVETVCIVWFSFEFVVRCFACPSQALFFKNIMNIIDIVSILPYFITLGTDLAQQQGGGNGQQQQAMSFAILRIIRLVRVFRIFKLSRHSKGLQILGHTLRASMRELGLLIFFLFIGVILFSSAVYFAEADEPTTHFQSIPDAFWWAVVTMTTVGYGDMKPITVGGKIVGSLCAIAGVLTIALPVPVIVSNFNYFYHRETENEEQTQLTQNAVSCPYLPSNLLKKFRSSTSSSLGDKSEYLEMEEGVKESLCGKEEKCQGKGDDSETDKNNCSNAKAVETDV, encoded by the coding sequence ATGGAGGTGGCAATGGTGAGTGCCGAGAGCTCAGGGTGCAACAGCCACATGCCTTATGGTTATGCTGCCCAGGCCAGGGCTcgagagagggagagacttgCTCACTCCAGggcagctgcagctgctgctgttgcAGCTGCCACGGCTGCGGTGGAAGGCACTGGAGGTTCTGGTGGAGGCCCCCACCATCATCATCAGACACGTGGGGCCTACTCCTCCCATGATCCTCAAGGAAGCCGAGGTAGTCGGAGGAGGAGGCGACAGCGAACTGAGAAGAAGAAACTCCACCACAGGCAGAGCAGTTTTCCTCATTGCTCAGACCTGATGCCCAGTGGCTCTGAAGAGAAGATCCTTAGGGAGCTGagcgaggaggaggaagacgaggaggaggaagaggaggaggaagaggagggaaggttTTACTATAGTGAAGAGGACCATGGGGATGGGTGTTCCTACACTGACCTACTGCCACAGGATGATGGGGGTGGCGGCGGCTACAGTTCAGTCCGCTACAGTGACTGTTGTGAACGCGTGGTAATAAATGTGTCTGGTCTACGCTTCGAAACCCAAATGAAAACTTTGGCTCAGTTTCCAGAAACTCTGTTGGGAGACCCTGAGAAGAGGACTCAGTACTTCGACCCTTTGCGCAATGAGTATTTTTTTGATAGGAACCGTCCCAGCTTTGATGCCATTTTGTATTATTACCAGTCAGGAGGCCGCCTGAAGAGGCCAGTCAATGTCCCCTTTGATATCTTCACTGAGGAGGTGAAGTTCTATCAGTTGGGAGAGGAAGCCCTGCTCAAGTTCCGTGAGGATGAGGGCTTTGTGAGAGAAGAGGAGGACAGGGCTCTGccagaaaatgaatttaaaaaacagatttgGCTTCTCTTTGAATATCCCGAGAGTTCCAGCCCTGCCAGGGGCATAGCCATCGTATCTGTCCTGGTCATCTTAATCTCTATTGTCATATTTTGCCTGGAAACCTtgcctgagttcagggatgaTAGGGACCTCATCATGGCCCTCAGCGCAGGTGGACACAGCAGATTATTGAATGACACCTCGGCACCCCACCTGGAGAACTCAGGGCACACAATATTCAATGACCCTTTCTTCATTGTGGAGACAGTATGTATCGTGtggttttcctttgagtttgtggTTCGATGCTTTGCTTGTCCCAGTCAAGCACTCTTCTTCAAAAACATCATGAACATCATTGATATCGTCTCCATTTTGCCTTACTTCATCACTCTGGGCACCGATCTGGCCCAGCAGCAGGGGGGTGGCAACGGCCAGCAGCAGCAGGCTATGTCCTTTGCCATCCTCAGGATCATCCGTCTGGTCCGAGTGTTCCGGATCTTCAAGCTCTCCAGACACTCCAAGGGCCTGCAGATCCTGGGCCACACCCTAAGAGCCAGCATGCGTGAACTGGGCCTTCTTATCTTTTTCCTCTTCATCGGGGTCATCCTCTTTTCCAGCGCTGTGTATTTTGCAGAGGCAGATGAACCTACCACCCATTTCCAAAGCATTCCAGATGCGTTTTGGTGGGCTGTGGTAACCATGACAACTGTGGGCTACGGGGACATGAAGCCCATCACAGTGGGAGGAAAGATTGTGGGGTCCCTGTGTGCCATTGCGGGTGTCTTAACCATTGCTTTGCCCGTGCCGGTGATTGTGTCTAACTTTAACTATTTCTAccacagagagactgaaaacGAAGAACAGACCCAGCTGACCCAAAACGCAGTCAGTTGCCCATACCTACCTTCTAATTTGCTCAAGAAATTTCGGAGCTCTACTTCTTCTTCCCTGGGGGACAAGTCAGAGTATCTAGAGATGGAAGAAGGGGTCAAGGAGTCTTTATGTGGAAAGGAAGAGAAGTGTCAGGGAAAGGGGGATGACAGCGAGACAGATAAAAACAACTGTTCTAATGCAAAGGCTGTGGAGACTGATGTGTGA